One genomic segment of Kocuria rhizophila DC2201 includes these proteins:
- a CDS encoding PhoX family protein, whose protein sequence is MTQAPERRRLLPMLGHVNGKRSPLTCELKCGSQCMTPDANTSSNEYVHDVISAAMSRRAALGLGAAGAVTVGLVAATAQPAQATYGYWGQGRARLDFTAIKPVNMTVDDLTVPKGYDWSPIIRWGDPLFYDSPEFDPKNQSPESQSKQFGFNSDYLDIIPDPNGLTGVLVNNHEYTNENTMFPTGYEKTNLTNMVRTAIQAHGMSVVEITRAKVGEPWTYVRGGARNRRITLTTPFVVDGPAAGSDLLKTQDDPTGRRVLGTQNNCSGGVTPWGTVLSGEENVHQYFITSGTAEEKRYGFPTTMPSRRWPEVEKRFDARIPGYKNEPNRFGWVVEIDPQNPNSAPLKHTAMGRFKHEGANVRVGDDGTVVAYSGDDEKFEYIYKFVSAKKYKQGDKKHNMTLLSEGDLYVARLKGNSPKKQITGDGTLPRDGEFDGSGEWLPLVKGGRSMIKGMSVEQVLVYTRLAADKGGATKMDRPEDVEPNPHTGKVYVALTNNSDRGKAGKAGVDEANPRTGNRDGYVLELTERHNLPQATRFDWNLLLVCGDPAKDSGTYFGGFPKEKVSPISCPDNVAFDNSGNLWISTDGAPSKIGYNDGLFKVTLNGSERGRVQQFLSVPQDAETCGPVVHDTEGMVYIAVQHPGEDGSFEQPRSYFPDYALPTRLEPGEFSMPRPSVIQVFRKNRNNKPQFPGGVSDQPGKGENQDKRRKNGKTGPKYRGYDDKPTLELQQRAEQAPRSYES, encoded by the coding sequence ATGACCCAAGCACCAGAACGCCGCCGTCTCCTGCCCATGCTGGGCCATGTGAACGGCAAGCGCAGCCCGCTCACGTGCGAGCTCAAGTGCGGCAGCCAGTGCATGACCCCGGACGCCAACACCTCGTCCAACGAGTACGTGCACGACGTCATCTCCGCCGCGATGAGCCGCCGCGCCGCACTCGGGCTCGGTGCCGCCGGGGCGGTGACGGTGGGGCTGGTGGCCGCGACCGCCCAGCCCGCTCAGGCCACGTACGGCTACTGGGGTCAGGGCAGGGCGCGCCTGGACTTCACCGCCATCAAGCCGGTGAACATGACGGTGGACGACCTCACCGTCCCCAAGGGCTACGACTGGTCGCCGATCATCCGCTGGGGCGATCCCCTGTTCTACGACTCCCCGGAGTTCGACCCCAAGAACCAGAGCCCGGAGTCCCAGTCCAAGCAGTTCGGCTTCAACTCGGACTACCTGGACATCATCCCGGACCCCAACGGACTCACGGGCGTGCTGGTGAACAACCACGAGTACACCAACGAGAACACCATGTTCCCCACGGGCTACGAGAAGACGAACCTCACGAACATGGTCAGGACCGCCATCCAGGCGCACGGCATGTCGGTCGTGGAGATCACCCGCGCCAAGGTGGGGGAGCCCTGGACCTACGTGCGCGGCGGCGCCCGCAACCGGCGCATCACCCTGACCACGCCGTTCGTCGTGGACGGCCCCGCGGCCGGCTCGGACCTGCTCAAGACCCAGGACGACCCCACCGGCAGGCGCGTGCTGGGCACCCAGAACAACTGCTCGGGCGGCGTGACCCCGTGGGGCACCGTGCTCTCCGGCGAGGAGAACGTCCACCAGTACTTCATCACCTCCGGCACCGCGGAGGAGAAGCGCTACGGCTTCCCCACCACCATGCCCTCGCGCCGCTGGCCCGAGGTGGAGAAGCGCTTCGACGCCCGCATCCCCGGGTACAAGAACGAGCCCAACCGCTTCGGCTGGGTCGTAGAGATCGACCCCCAGAACCCGAACTCCGCCCCGCTCAAGCACACCGCGATGGGCCGCTTCAAGCACGAGGGCGCGAACGTGCGCGTGGGCGACGACGGCACCGTGGTGGCGTACTCCGGTGACGACGAGAAGTTCGAGTACATCTACAAGTTCGTCTCCGCCAAGAAGTACAAGCAGGGCGACAAGAAGCACAACATGACCCTGCTGTCCGAGGGCGACCTCTACGTGGCCCGGCTCAAGGGCAACTCTCCCAAGAAGCAGATCACCGGGGACGGCACCCTGCCCAGGGACGGCGAGTTCGACGGCTCCGGCGAGTGGCTGCCCCTGGTCAAGGGCGGCAGGTCCATGATCAAGGGCATGTCCGTGGAGCAGGTGCTCGTCTACACCCGCCTGGCCGCGGACAAGGGCGGCGCCACCAAGATGGACCGCCCGGAGGACGTGGAGCCCAACCCGCACACCGGCAAGGTGTACGTGGCGCTGACCAACAACTCGGACCGCGGCAAGGCGGGCAAGGCCGGCGTGGACGAGGCCAACCCGAGGACCGGCAACCGGGACGGCTACGTCCTGGAGCTCACCGAGCGCCACAACCTCCCGCAGGCCACCCGCTTCGACTGGAACCTGCTGCTGGTGTGCGGTGACCCCGCCAAGGACTCCGGCACGTACTTCGGCGGCTTCCCCAAGGAGAAGGTCTCCCCGATCTCCTGCCCGGACAACGTCGCTTTCGACAACTCCGGCAACCTGTGGATCTCCACGGATGGTGCGCCGTCCAAGATCGGCTACAACGACGGCCTGTTCAAGGTGACCCTCAACGGCTCCGAGCGTGGCCGCGTGCAGCAGTTCCTCTCGGTCCCACAGGACGCGGAGACGTGCGGCCCGGTGGTCCACGACACCGAGGGCATGGTCTACATCGCCGTGCAGCACCCGGGTGAGGACGGCTCCTTCGAGCAGCCCCGCTCGTACTTCCCGGACTACGCGCTGCCCACGCGCCTGGAGCCGGGCGAGTTCTCCATGCCGCGCCCGTCCGTGATCCAGGTGTTCCGCAAGAACCGGAACAACAAGCCCCAGTTCCCGGGCGGCGTGAGTGACCAGCCGGGCAAGGGCGAGAACCAGGACAAGCGCCGCAAGAACGGCAAGACCGGCCCCAAGTACCGCGGCTACGACGACAAGCCCACCCTGGAGCTGCAGCAGCGCGCCGAGCAGGCCCCCAGGAGCTACGAGAGCTGA
- the cysD gene encoding sulfate adenylyltransferase subunit CysD, with translation MRDPPVSTTTAPTETALSQLQRLEAESIHIFRETAAEGERPVLLFSGGKDSVVMLHLAAKAFWPAPIPFPVLHVDTGHNFPEVLEFRDRTVERLHIRLEVASVQDYLDDGRLTERPDGTRNQLQTVPLLDAITEGHHDVVYGGARRDEEKARAKERIISLRDEFGQWDPRNQRPELWSLYNTRHRPGEHVRVFPLSNWTELDIWSYITEQGIELPSLYYAHERDVVSRDGMWLAVGEHVSPREGETVQPRTVRYRTVGDMSCTGAVESPAATAQDVLAEVRTSTLTERGATRADDRVSEAAMEDRKREGYF, from the coding sequence ATGCGGGATCCACCTGTGAGCACCACGACTGCCCCCACAGAGACGGCGCTGAGCCAGCTGCAGCGGCTCGAGGCCGAGTCCATCCACATCTTCCGGGAGACCGCGGCGGAGGGTGAGCGCCCCGTGCTGCTGTTCTCCGGCGGCAAGGACTCGGTGGTCATGCTGCACCTGGCCGCCAAGGCCTTCTGGCCGGCACCCATCCCGTTCCCCGTGCTGCACGTGGACACCGGGCACAACTTCCCGGAGGTCCTGGAGTTCCGGGACCGCACCGTCGAGCGGCTGCACATCCGCCTGGAGGTCGCGTCCGTGCAGGACTACCTCGACGACGGCCGCCTCACCGAGCGCCCGGACGGCACCCGCAACCAGCTGCAGACCGTGCCCCTGCTGGACGCCATCACGGAGGGCCACCACGACGTGGTCTACGGCGGCGCCCGGCGGGACGAGGAGAAGGCCCGCGCCAAGGAGCGGATCATCAGCCTGCGGGACGAGTTCGGCCAGTGGGACCCCCGCAACCAGCGCCCCGAGCTGTGGAGCCTCTACAACACGCGCCACCGCCCCGGGGAGCACGTGCGGGTGTTCCCGCTGTCCAACTGGACCGAGCTGGACATCTGGTCCTACATCACCGAGCAGGGCATCGAGCTGCCCTCCCTCTACTACGCCCACGAGCGGGACGTGGTGAGCCGGGACGGCATGTGGCTGGCCGTGGGCGAGCACGTGAGCCCGCGCGAGGGCGAGACCGTGCAGCCCCGCACCGTGCGCTACCGGACGGTGGGGGACATGAGCTGCACGGGCGCCGTTGAGTCCCCGGCCGCCACCGCGCAGGACGTGCTGGCCGAGGTCAGGACCAGCACGCTCACCGAGCGCGGGGCCACCCGCGCGGACGACCGCGTGTCCGAGGCCGCCATGGAGGACCGCAAGCGAGAGGGCTACTTCTAG
- a CDS encoding catalase, whose product MTESTPHATGSTTQAGIPAVSDRNSLTTGPNGSIVLHDHQLVETLQHFNRMNIPERRPHAKGAGAFGTFEVTEDVSQWTKADFLQPGKKTEMLARFSTVAGELGSPDTWRDVRGFALKFYTEEGNFDMVGNNTPIFFVRDPMKFPHFIRSQKRLPDSGLRDGTMQWDFWTNNPESAHQVTYLMGERGLPKTWRHMNGYGSHTYMLVNAEGEKFWVKWHFESRQGVESLSNEEAERLAGADGDVHRRDLFEAIERGEYPKWDLYFQIMPYEEAKTYRFNPFDLTKTWSKKDYPRHKVGTMTLNRNPENFFAQIEQAAFSPANMVPGTGNSPDKMLLGRTFAYADAQLYRVGTNFQQLPVNRPINEVHTYNFEGSMTYHHSGARRVYAPNSFGDSWSDETGPVDNGWEDDGALVREAYTLRQDDDDFGQPGTLIREVFNDAQRARFVQTVAGALDGVAEPVLSNAFQYWKNVDENIGQRIEEAVKSNAASPEVPGMGVDEDPTSNSEISE is encoded by the coding sequence ATGACGGAATCCACACCGCACGCCACCGGGTCCACGACCCAGGCCGGCATTCCCGCTGTCAGCGACCGCAACTCGCTGACCACCGGCCCCAACGGTTCGATCGTGCTGCATGACCACCAGCTGGTGGAGACCCTGCAGCACTTCAACCGGATGAACATCCCCGAGCGTCGTCCGCACGCCAAGGGGGCCGGCGCGTTCGGCACCTTCGAGGTCACCGAGGACGTCTCGCAGTGGACCAAGGCGGACTTCCTGCAGCCGGGCAAGAAGACCGAGATGCTGGCCCGCTTCTCCACCGTGGCCGGCGAGCTGGGCTCCCCGGACACCTGGCGTGACGTCCGTGGCTTCGCCCTGAAGTTCTACACCGAAGAAGGCAACTTCGACATGGTCGGGAACAACACCCCGATTTTCTTCGTGCGCGACCCCATGAAGTTCCCGCACTTCATCCGCTCGCAGAAGCGCCTGCCGGACTCCGGGCTGCGTGACGGCACCATGCAGTGGGACTTCTGGACCAACAACCCCGAGTCCGCCCACCAGGTCACCTACCTGATGGGTGAGCGCGGCCTGCCCAAGACTTGGCGCCACATGAACGGTTACGGCTCACACACCTACATGCTGGTCAACGCCGAGGGCGAGAAGTTCTGGGTCAAGTGGCACTTCGAGTCGCGGCAGGGCGTGGAGAGCCTGAGCAACGAAGAGGCCGAGCGCCTGGCCGGAGCCGATGGCGACGTCCACCGTCGCGACCTGTTCGAGGCGATCGAGCGGGGCGAGTACCCGAAGTGGGACCTGTACTTCCAGATCATGCCGTACGAGGAGGCCAAGACCTACCGGTTCAACCCCTTCGACCTGACCAAGACCTGGTCCAAGAAGGACTACCCGCGGCACAAGGTGGGCACCATGACCCTGAACCGCAACCCGGAGAATTTCTTCGCCCAGATCGAGCAGGCGGCCTTCTCCCCGGCGAACATGGTCCCGGGCACCGGCAACTCCCCGGACAAGATGCTACTGGGGCGCACCTTCGCCTACGCGGACGCCCAGCTCTACCGCGTCGGCACCAACTTCCAGCAGCTGCCGGTCAACCGCCCGATCAACGAAGTGCACACCTACAACTTCGAGGGCAGCATGACGTATCACCACAGCGGTGCCCGGCGGGTGTACGCCCCGAACTCCTTCGGTGACTCCTGGTCGGACGAGACCGGTCCCGTGGACAATGGCTGGGAGGACGACGGCGCTCTGGTCCGCGAGGCCTACACCTTGCGTCAGGACGACGACGACTTCGGTCAGCCGGGCACCCTGATCCGCGAGGTCTTCAACGACGCGCAGCGCGCGCGGTTCGTGCAGACCGTGGCCGGCGCCCTCGATGGTGTCGCGGAGCCGGTGCTCTCCAACGCTTTCCAGTACTGGAAGAACGTGGACGAGAACATTGGTCAACGCATCGAGGAGGCCGTCAAGTCCAACGCCGCCAGCCCCGAGGTTCCGGGCATGGGCGTGGACGAGGACCCCACGAGCAACTCCGAGATCAGCGAGTAA
- a CDS encoding DUF2334 domain-containing protein gives MTSGTANVGEALQMFLQGGSRVLLMIAMALFLAYMIFFLATSRCTQGKKAVPCTSSGTGPTEVPWAVRSGNRNDLAEVPLDYIDSNDVYLIYSDLFYDLVGSDAPAVKQAAVRLEDVGPESDPKDLRRVADYLASENVPFQVAVIPIQIGQNKDGSDWYGLSLTDRPEVWTP, from the coding sequence ATGACGTCCGGAACGGCGAATGTCGGGGAGGCGCTCCAGATGTTCCTGCAGGGCGGCAGTCGCGTCCTGCTGATGATCGCCATGGCGCTGTTCCTGGCCTACATGATCTTCTTCCTGGCCACCTCGCGATGCACCCAGGGGAAGAAGGCCGTACCCTGCACGTCTTCCGGCACCGGACCCACGGAGGTGCCGTGGGCGGTGCGCTCCGGCAACCGCAACGACCTCGCGGAGGTGCCACTGGACTACATCGACTCCAACGACGTGTACCTGATCTACTCGGACCTCTTCTACGACCTGGTGGGTTCAGACGCCCCCGCGGTGAAGCAGGCCGCGGTGCGCCTGGAGGACGTGGGCCCGGAGTCCGACCCGAAAGACCTGCGCCGCGTGGCTGATTACCTCGCGTCCGAGAACGTCCCGTTCCAGGTGGCCGTGATCCCCATCCAGATCGGGCAGAACAAGGACGGCTCCGACTGGTACGGGCTCAGCCTCACCGACCGGCCCGAGGTCTGGACGCCCTGA
- a CDS encoding nitrite/sulfite reductase, which produces MTTSTDTGTAPPKSASGRVRGPRKGTDLGQWKVSGRTPLNHNEEFKAEENSLDVRQRIIDTYSKTGYASIPADDVHGRFRWLGLYTQRKQGVAGANTSKLDAESLSDEYFMQRIRLDGGQLSTEQTRVVGEVSRDFARGTADVSDRQNIQLHWIAIEDVPEMWERLDAVGLTTLEACGDTPRVFLGSPVAGVEKNAIIDPSEDLAALREEFIGNPEYVNLPRKFKTAITGSPTLDVVHEINDVSFVGVDHPELGPGYDLWVGGALSVAPRLGERLGAFVSRENVVPVWAGVCGIFRDYGYRKQRTKARLKFLLAEWGPDKFRQVLQDEYLGFELPDGPAPERAVGHSDHVGVHEQVDGNRYVGFALTAGRLSGDALVALADAAEAAGSQRIRLTPHQKVLVLDVPEDNVDGLIEAVRPLGLHAKPSPFRRSTIACTGIEFCKLAFVETKGLAARVIDDMEDRLADVEIPTPISLHINGCPNSCARIQTADIGLKGQYIGEEYVFQVHLGGGLASTDREEGGLGRTVRGLKVTADDLSDYVERVTRTFLRERGPEQSFAEWALSAEEDSLR; this is translated from the coding sequence ATGACCACCTCGACAGACACCGGGACAGCGCCCCCCAAGAGCGCGTCCGGCCGTGTGCGCGGACCCCGCAAGGGCACGGACCTGGGCCAGTGGAAGGTCAGCGGCCGCACCCCCCTGAACCACAACGAGGAGTTCAAGGCGGAGGAGAACTCGCTGGACGTGCGGCAGCGGATCATCGACACGTACTCGAAGACGGGCTACGCCTCGATTCCCGCGGACGACGTCCACGGCCGCTTCCGCTGGCTGGGCCTCTACACGCAGCGCAAGCAGGGTGTGGCCGGCGCGAACACCTCCAAGCTGGACGCCGAGTCCCTCTCGGACGAGTACTTCATGCAGCGCATCCGCCTGGACGGCGGGCAGCTGAGCACCGAGCAGACCCGCGTGGTGGGCGAGGTCTCTCGGGACTTCGCGCGCGGCACGGCGGACGTCTCAGACCGGCAGAACATCCAGCTGCACTGGATCGCCATCGAGGACGTCCCCGAGATGTGGGAGCGGCTGGACGCGGTGGGCCTGACCACCCTGGAGGCCTGCGGGGACACCCCGCGCGTGTTCCTCGGCAGCCCCGTGGCCGGCGTGGAGAAGAACGCGATCATCGACCCCAGCGAGGACCTCGCCGCCCTGCGCGAGGAGTTCATCGGCAACCCCGAATACGTGAACCTGCCGCGCAAGTTCAAGACCGCGATCACCGGCAGCCCCACGCTGGACGTGGTGCACGAGATCAACGACGTCAGCTTCGTGGGCGTGGACCACCCCGAGCTGGGCCCCGGCTACGACCTGTGGGTGGGCGGGGCGCTGTCCGTGGCGCCGCGGCTCGGCGAGCGCCTGGGCGCGTTCGTCTCCCGTGAGAACGTGGTGCCCGTGTGGGCCGGGGTGTGCGGAATCTTCCGCGACTACGGCTACCGCAAGCAGCGCACCAAGGCCCGCCTCAAGTTCCTGCTGGCCGAGTGGGGCCCGGACAAGTTCCGGCAGGTGCTGCAGGACGAGTACCTGGGCTTCGAGCTGCCGGACGGCCCCGCCCCCGAGCGCGCGGTGGGCCACTCGGACCACGTGGGCGTGCACGAGCAGGTGGACGGCAACCGGTACGTGGGCTTCGCGCTCACCGCGGGCCGGCTCTCCGGGGACGCGCTCGTGGCCCTGGCCGACGCCGCCGAGGCCGCCGGTTCCCAGCGCATCCGCCTGACCCCCCACCAGAAGGTGCTGGTGCTGGACGTGCCCGAGGACAACGTGGACGGGTTGATCGAGGCCGTGCGGCCCCTGGGGCTGCACGCGAAGCCCAGCCCGTTCCGCCGCTCGACCATTGCCTGCACGGGCATCGAGTTCTGCAAGCTCGCGTTCGTGGAGACCAAGGGCTTGGCCGCCCGGGTGATCGACGACATGGAGGACCGCCTGGCGGACGTGGAGATCCCCACGCCCATCTCCCTGCACATCAACGGCTGCCCCAACTCGTGCGCCCGCATCCAGACCGCGGACATCGGGCTCAAGGGCCAGTACATCGGGGAGGAGTACGTGTTCCAGGTCCACCTGGGCGGCGGGCTGGCCTCCACCGACCGCGAGGAGGGCGGCCTGGGCCGCACCGTGCGCGGGCTCAAGGTCACCGCAGACGATCTCTCCGACTACGTGGAGCGCGTGACCCGCACCTTCCTGCGGGAGCGCGGCCCGGAACAGTCTTTCGCCGAATGGGCGCTGAGCGCCGAGGAGGATTCCCTTCGATGA
- a CDS encoding Fur family transcriptional regulator has product MTSTTLTDQPGGRENGGGAVVPVPWTNRIRAAGLRVTKPRLAVLDAVDRHQHATADEVLADVRTALPEITVQSIYVVLHSLTDAGLLRQLDLANSPARYETRVDDNHHHAVCTVCGRIEDVACAVGHAPCLTPSETHGMSIHVADVVYQGVCSDCSAQRAGATAAPV; this is encoded by the coding sequence ATGACCTCGACAACACTGACCGATCAGCCCGGGGGACGCGAGAACGGCGGCGGCGCCGTCGTGCCCGTGCCGTGGACCAATCGGATCCGGGCGGCCGGACTGAGGGTCACCAAGCCCCGACTGGCGGTGCTGGACGCTGTCGATCGCCACCAGCACGCCACCGCGGACGAGGTGCTCGCGGACGTGCGCACGGCATTACCGGAGATCACGGTGCAGTCCATCTACGTGGTGCTGCACTCGCTCACGGACGCCGGACTGTTGCGCCAGCTGGACCTGGCGAACTCCCCGGCGCGGTACGAGACCCGGGTCGATGACAACCACCACCATGCCGTGTGCACGGTGTGTGGACGCATCGAGGACGTGGCCTGTGCCGTGGGGCATGCACCGTGCCTGACTCCCAGCGAGACCCACGGGATGAGCATCCACGTGGCCGATGTCGTCTACCAAGGCGTGTGTTCCGACTGCTCGGCCCAGCGGGCCGGTGCGACCGCGGCGCCCGTGTAG
- a CDS encoding o-succinylbenzoate synthase, with protein MRVTFRGVTERETVVFRGPAGWGEFGPFPEYGDAEAAAWLRAGIEAAWQGVPEPVRDRVPVNATVPAVPAERVVDVLGGYAGQVHAVKIKVAERGQSLADDVARVAAVRHLLPDAELRVDANAGWDEDDAVTALSALSEFRIAYAEQPVASVEGLASVRRRLREQGVGTLIAADESVRKAEDPLAVARAGAADLIVVKVAPLGGVRRALDVVAQAGLPAVVSSAIDSSVGIRAGVALAAALPELPYACGLGTLSLMTADVTAEPLRPVDGFLPVRDVAVDEALLAEHAITGARRDWWLDRLRRTHAVLAAQ; from the coding sequence ATGCGCGTCACCTTCCGCGGCGTCACCGAGCGGGAGACCGTCGTCTTCCGCGGCCCCGCCGGGTGGGGCGAGTTCGGCCCGTTCCCCGAGTACGGGGACGCCGAGGCCGCCGCGTGGCTGCGCGCCGGCATCGAGGCCGCCTGGCAGGGCGTCCCGGAGCCCGTCCGTGACCGGGTGCCCGTCAACGCCACCGTCCCAGCGGTCCCGGCCGAGCGCGTCGTGGACGTCCTCGGCGGCTACGCCGGGCAGGTCCACGCCGTGAAGATCAAGGTGGCCGAGCGCGGCCAGAGTCTCGCGGACGACGTCGCCCGCGTCGCCGCCGTCCGGCACCTCCTCCCGGACGCCGAGCTGCGGGTGGACGCCAACGCGGGCTGGGACGAGGACGACGCCGTGACCGCCCTCAGCGCGCTCAGCGAGTTCCGCATCGCCTACGCGGAGCAGCCCGTGGCGAGCGTCGAGGGTCTGGCGAGCGTGCGGCGTCGGCTGCGGGAACAGGGCGTGGGCACGCTGATTGCTGCGGACGAGTCCGTGCGCAAGGCCGAGGACCCGCTGGCCGTCGCGCGCGCGGGTGCCGCGGACCTGATCGTCGTGAAGGTCGCCCCGCTCGGGGGAGTGCGCCGCGCGCTGGACGTCGTGGCGCAGGCGGGGCTTCCCGCCGTCGTCAGCTCGGCGATCGACTCCTCCGTGGGGATCCGCGCGGGCGTCGCCCTGGCTGCCGCGCTGCCCGAGCTGCCGTACGCGTGCGGGCTCGGCACCCTCTCGCTCATGACCGCGGACGTGACCGCCGAGCCCCTGCGCCCCGTGGACGGGTTCCTGCCCGTGCGGGACGTCGCCGTGGACGAGGCGCTGCTCGCCGAGCACGCCATCACCGGCGCGCGCCGGGACTGGTGGCTGGACCGGCTGCGCCGCACCCACGCCGTGCTCGCCGCGCAGTAG
- a CDS encoding phosphoadenylyl-sulfate reductase — MTATDIQLTTHPLAAGQGGDPAASSAATLDARGTTTPPAGSAAPATSQGVSPGRTRSTEELKALVEEARERFGARDADPDEVLAWAAETFGPRLAVACSMASDTVVPALVSTHLKNVDVLFLETGYHFPETLQTRDDFARDWPVNVRTLLPELTVPEQDAKYGAQLHDRDPGLCCGMRKVAPLDKALAGYEAWVTGLRREETPHRANAAPVEWDEHHQMVKINAIVDWTFDHVVAYAEENLVVVNPLLSQGYPSIGCAPCTRKVAPGEDPRAGRWSGVGKTECGIHL; from the coding sequence ATGACAGCCACCGACATCCAGCTCACCACGCACCCGCTCGCCGCGGGGCAGGGCGGGGACCCAGCGGCGTCGTCCGCCGCGACCCTGGACGCCCGCGGCACGACGACGCCGCCCGCGGGCTCCGCGGCACCGGCCACCTCCCAGGGGGTCTCGCCGGGGCGCACCCGCTCCACCGAGGAGCTCAAGGCCCTCGTGGAGGAGGCGCGTGAGCGCTTCGGCGCGCGGGACGCGGACCCGGACGAGGTGCTCGCGTGGGCCGCGGAGACCTTCGGGCCCCGCCTGGCGGTGGCGTGCTCCATGGCCTCGGACACCGTGGTGCCCGCCCTGGTCAGCACCCACCTGAAGAACGTGGACGTGCTGTTCCTGGAGACCGGCTACCACTTCCCGGAGACCCTGCAGACCCGTGACGACTTCGCCCGGGACTGGCCCGTGAACGTGCGCACCCTGCTGCCCGAGCTCACCGTCCCCGAGCAGGACGCGAAGTACGGCGCCCAGCTCCACGACCGTGATCCGGGGCTGTGCTGCGGGATGCGCAAGGTCGCGCCGCTGGACAAGGCCCTGGCCGGGTACGAGGCGTGGGTGACCGGGCTGCGGCGTGAGGAGACACCGCACCGCGCCAACGCCGCGCCCGTGGAATGGGACGAGCACCACCAGATGGTCAAGATCAACGCCATCGTGGACTGGACCTTCGACCACGTGGTCGCCTACGCCGAGGAGAACCTGGTGGTGGTCAACCCGCTGCTGAGCCAGGGCTACCCGTCCATCGGGTGCGCCCCGTGCACGCGCAAGGTCGCCCCCGGAGAAGACCCCCGCGCCGGACGCTGGTCCGGTGTGGGCAAGACAGAATGCGGGATCCACCTGTGA
- a CDS encoding DUF2334 domain-containing protein produces MQGKGGTLIQHGTTHQMGTMDNPYSGRSGEDYEFYRFGCTSTDTAPYAFEERTNDSYITPVGRAAQDDVDEWGDRLDAGRSVMEDAGLGEPTIFETPHYGRSVNSCVAMAQEYNARYEQGDYYASILTGQPSEVGKSYSQQFPYTVHDIYGGAVYPENLGNITEGEQNNHAIRDPKFLISRAKANLTARESTASFFFHPYLDLNYLKQTVHGIKELGYEFAPVTELK; encoded by the coding sequence ATGCAGGGCAAGGGTGGCACGCTCATCCAGCACGGCACCACGCACCAGATGGGCACCATGGACAACCCGTACAGCGGGCGTTCCGGTGAGGACTACGAGTTCTACCGGTTCGGGTGCACCTCCACCGACACCGCGCCCTACGCGTTCGAGGAGCGCACCAACGACTCCTACATCACGCCCGTGGGCCGCGCGGCCCAGGACGACGTGGACGAGTGGGGGGACCGCCTGGACGCGGGACGCTCCGTGATGGAGGACGCCGGTCTGGGTGAGCCCACGATCTTCGAGACACCGCACTACGGCCGTTCCGTGAACTCGTGCGTGGCCATGGCCCAGGAGTACAACGCGCGCTACGAACAGGGCGACTACTACGCGAGCATCCTCACGGGGCAGCCCTCCGAGGTCGGCAAGTCCTACAGCCAGCAGTTCCCGTACACCGTGCACGACATCTACGGCGGCGCCGTGTATCCCGAGAACCTGGGCAACATCACCGAGGGCGAGCAGAACAACCACGCGATCCGCGATCCCAAGTTCCTGATCTCCCGGGCGAAGGCGAACCTCACGGCGCGCGAATCCACCGCAAGCTTCTTCTTCCACCCGTATCTGGATCTGAACTACCTCAAGCAGACGGTGCACGGGATCAAGGAGCTCGGTTACGAGTTCGCACCGGTCACGGAGCTGAAGTAG
- a CDS encoding DUF4282 domain-containing protein has translation MSEQNYPRYDHNDPREPVAGPRADGGNPYAAGSTPRYDAYPAPHDGAAQPPHAPHRPDSEPGFLAALFDLDFKHFITIKFAKFIYVLSIALSALGGLIMVISGLVALTESAAGLLFVVFGLVSVLINIVLMRVFLEFVISMIRTAQNTTALVERR, from the coding sequence ATGTCCGAGCAGAATTACCCCCGCTACGACCACAACGATCCCCGGGAGCCGGTGGCCGGTCCCCGAGCGGACGGTGGTAACCCCTACGCCGCCGGTAGCACCCCCCGCTACGATGCGTACCCCGCCCCGCACGACGGCGCTGCGCAGCCCCCGCACGCGCCGCACCGCCCCGATAGCGAGCCGGGCTTCCTGGCCGCGTTGTTCGACCTGGATTTCAAGCACTTCATCACCATCAAGTTCGCGAAGTTCATCTACGTCCTGTCGATCGCGCTCAGCGCACTGGGCGGATTGATCATGGTGATCTCTGGATTGGTCGCACTCACGGAGAGCGCCGCGGGTCTGCTGTTCGTGGTCTTCGGGCTCGTGAGCGTCCTGATCAACATCGTGCTGATGCGCGTGTTCCTGGAGTTCGTGATCTCCATGATCCGCACTGCCCAGAACACGACCGCGCTCGTGGAGAGGCGCTGA